A genomic window from Bubalus bubalis isolate 160015118507 breed Murrah chromosome 11, NDDB_SH_1, whole genome shotgun sequence includes:
- the GPR176 gene encoding G-protein coupled receptor 176 isoform X2, with protein MVLWSTCRTTVFKSVTNRFIKNLACSGICASLVCVPFDIILSTSPHCCWWIYTMLFCRVVKFLHKVFCSVTILSFPAIALDRYYSVLYPLERKISDAKSRELVIYIWAHAVVASVPVFAVTNVADIYAMSTCTEVWSNSLGHLVYVLVYNITTVIVPVAVVFFFLILIRRALSASQKKKVIIAALRTPQNTISIPYASQREAELHAMLLSMVMVFILCSVPYATLVIYQTVLNVPNTSIFLLLTAIWLPKVSLLANPVLFLTVNKSVRKCLVGTLVQLHHRYSRRNVVGTGSGMADASLEPSMRSGSQLLEMFHIGQQQIFKPTEDEEESEAKYPGSGALQAKELLPSCLEAELGPQFATPTPPPGTVDSISQAAPAVSVESETFPDKYSLQFGFGPFELPPQWLSETRNSKKRLLPPLGNTPEELIQTKMPKVGRVERKMSRNNKVSIFPKVDS; from the exons ATGGTGTTATGGTCGACTTGCCGCACAACCGTGTTCAAATCTGTCACCAACAGGTTCATTAAAAACCTGGCCTGCTCGGGGATTTGTGCCAGCCTGGTCTGCGTGCCCTTCGACATCATCCTCAGCACCAGTCCTCACTGTTGCTGGTGGATCTACACCATGCTCTTCTGCAGGGTCGTCAAGTTTTTGCACAAAGTCTTCTGCTCTGTGACTATCCTCAGCTTCCCTGCCATTGCCTTGGACAG GTACTACTCAGTCCTCTATCCGCTGGAGAGAAAAATATCTGACGCCAAGTCCCGAGAACTAGTGATATACATCTGGGCCCATGCAGTGGTGGCCAGTGTCCCTGTGTTTGCAGTGACCAATGTGGCCGACATCTACGCCATGTCAACCTGCACGGAAGTCTGGAGCAACTCTTTGGGCCACCTGGTTTACGTTCTGGTCTACAACATCACCACGGTCATCGTGCCCGTGGCTGTGGTGTTCTTCTTCTTAATACTGATACGCCGGGCCCTGAGTGCCAGCCAGAAGAAGAAGGTCATCATAGCAGCACTGCGGACCCCACAGAACACCATCTCTATCCCCTATGCCTCCCAGCGGGAGGCTGAGCTGCATgccatgctgctgtccatggtgaTGGTCTTCATCTTATGCAGCGTGCCCTATGCCACACTGGTCATCTACCAGACAGTGCTTAATGTCCCCAACACTTCCATCTTCTTGCTGCTTACGGCCATTTGGCTGCCCAAAGTCTCTCTGCTGGCGAACCCTGTGCTTTTTCTTACTGTGAACAAATCTGTCCGCAAGTGCTTGGTAGGGACCTTGGTCCAACTGCACCACCGCTACAGCCGCCGAAACGTGGTGGGCACAGGGAGTGGGATGGCTGATGCCAGCCTGGAACCCAGCATGCGCTCAGGCAGCCAACTCCTGGAGATGTTCCACATTGGGCAGCAGCAGATCTTCAAGCCCACAGAGGATGAGGAAGAGAGTGAAGCCAAGTACCCAGGCTCAGGGGCTCTCCAGGCGAAGGAGCTACTTCCCAGCTGcctggaggcagagctgggaccacAGTTTGCAACTCCCACACCACCCCCGGGCACCGTGGACTCTATCTCCCAGGCAGCACCAGCGGTGTCTGTGGAATCGGAGACATTTCCCGACAAGTATTCCCTACAGTTTGGCTTTGGGCCTTTTGAGTTGCCTCCCCAGTGGCTCTCAGAGACCCGAAACAGCAAGAAGAGGCTGCTTCCTCCCTTGGGTAACACCCCAGAAGAGCTGATCCAGACAAAGATGCCCAAGGTAGGCAGGGTAGAGCGGAAGATGAGCAGAAACAATAAAGTGAGCATCTTCCCAAAGGTGGATTCCTAG